The following proteins are encoded in a genomic region of Montipora foliosa isolate CH-2021 chromosome 8, ASM3666993v2, whole genome shotgun sequence:
- the LOC137968874 gene encoding uncharacterized protein, which translates to MEATEANVEIKVTQLEMTAMKTNAVLEKGKHEAIERRLSSLKHLSSEVTRMRLDVEAAKLAAKEEMTALQEWNTRLDAKLEKADSEVEKVTTWLDDRRKEKEAHAQEEKLHFEAKLHQTKLDMQAELQTAQTSQHPPQVQAPDNIQAKLPKLMITKFDGSFMDWPRFWGQFSETIDKTSVAAITKFSYLRELLDSKVRRTIEALPFTAEGYNRAKSILTEKYGKESEIVKAYTKEILELPSIPNDNQKKISEFSEKLTYCVQALETLKKLEQVNGAVLMTLDKLPSIRGDLMRTDPDWESWDFVKLSEAIRLWVRRNPVDTTARNEREQELSAKRNPRQTRVYHTHREDLRPRRCVYCGEGHRPIECTKVTSLSDRRQILLNKRLCFNCTSGNHRASNCPSRSDCQSCHKRHHTSICDAVHPTSDANNSTTRGVALTTNQIGEGLFPVIVVEVNGIKCRALIDSGAGSSYVSAKLIDLLRLKPIATQTRSIDMLMSTKVATLEEYDLSFQSVNHQFTLSVKATKVNKSELLSIDNPNYRELINKNPHLRGVYVHDEDKKARLPVHVVLGSGEYARIKTETRPRIGQENAPIAELTKFGWFIMSPGKEFDRNVMLLTQTSQTEYEELCKLDVLGLHDPRDQSQEVVFEEFKELLTRSPEGWYETTLPWKANHPPLPSNKDGSLKRLHSLNRKLQREGLTEEYGTIIKEQLAEGVIEKAPPVSQSKEFYIPHKSVVRNTAETTKMRIVYDASARATPDSPSLNDCLHPGPALQNRLWDILIQQRGYPVVLAGDIKKAFLQIRIHESERDALRFHWRPSPLSEIETYRFTRVLFGLSPSPFLLGGVLECHLDAWAKKYP; encoded by the coding sequence ATGGAGGCAACCGAAGCGAACGTGGAGATTAAAGTTACACAACTGGAAATGACAGCGATGAAGACTAATGCCGTTTTGGAAAAAGGGAAACATGAGGCAATCGAGAGACGCCTCTCAAGCTTAAAGCATCTCTCCAGTGAAGTCACTCGCATGCGTCTCGATGTAGAGGCGGCGAAATTAGCAGCGAAAGAAGAGATGACAGCGTTACAGGAATGGAACACCCGACTCGATGCAAAACTGGAAAAGGCAGACAGCGAGGTCGAAAAAGTGACAACATGGCTAGATGATCGCCGAAAAGAGAAAGAAGCTCACGCTCAAGAAGAGAAACTACATTTTGAGGCAAAACTGCATCAGACCAAGCTAGACATGCAAGCAGAACTTCAAACGGCTCAAACAAGCCAACACCCACCACAAGTCCAAGCTCCGGATAACATTCAAGCTAAATTACCAAAGTTAATGATAACAAAGTTTGATGGCTCCTTTATGGACTGGCCGAGATTCTGGGGGCAATTTTCAGAAACCATCGACAAGACGAGCGTAGCTGCGATAACAAAATTTTCGTATTTGCGTGAACTATTGGATTCTAAGGTTAGGAGAACAATAGAAGCATTACCCTTCACGGCTGAGGGCTACAATCGCGCAAAGAGCATCTTAACAGAGAAATACGGAAAGGAATCGGAAATCGTAAAAGCGTATACAAAAGAAATTCTAGAACTTCCTTCCATACCAAACGACAATCAGAAGAAAATAAGCGAATTTAGCGAGAAGCTGACTTATTGTGTGCAAGCTCTGGAAACCCTCAAGAAACTCGAGCAGGTTAACGGGGCGGTGTTGATGACGCTTGACAAGTTGCCATCAATTCGTGGAGACCTCATGCGAACCGACCCAGACTGGGAGAGCTGGGATTTTGTGAAGCTCTCGGAAGCTATTCGATTGTGGGTGAGAAGAAACCCAGTAGATACAACAGCACGAAACGAGCGCGAACAAGAACTATCAGCGAAAAGGAATCCGCGCCAGACCAGAGTTTATCATACGCATCGTGAAGATCTGAGACCCCGTAGGTGTGTGTATTGTGGCGAAGGTCACCGGCCGATCGAATGTACAAAGGTCACGAGCTTGTCAGATCGCAGACAAATTCTTCTTAACAAGCGATTGTGTTTCAATTGTACGTCCGGAAATCACCGCGCATCCAATTGTCCTAGCAGGTCAGACTGCCAAAGCTGTCACAAACGCCATCACACGTCGATCTGTGACGCAGTACACCCCACTAGCGACGCTAACAACTCGACGACAAGAGGGGTTGCCTTGACGACAAACCAAATCGGAGAGGGTCTGTTTCCTGTTATCGTAGTGGAGGTCAACGGAATAAAATGCCGAGCATTAATCGATTCTGGAGCGGGTAGTTCATATGTGTCGGCAAAGTTGATAGATCTTCTTCGTTTGAAGCCTATTGCCACTCAAACAAGGTCAATTGATATGTTGATGTCAACCAAGGTCGCAACCTTAGAAGAATACGATTTAAGTTTTCAATCTGTCAACCACCAATTCACACTTTCCGTCAAAGCAACCAAAGTAAACAAGTCAGAACTGTTGTCGATTGACAATCCCAATTATCGCGAACTTATCAACAAAAACCCCCATCTGAGAGGCGTTTACGTTCACGACGAGGACAAAAAAGCCAGACTTCCGGTGCACGTAGTTCTAGGCAGCGGGGAGTACGCGAGAATTAAAACCGAAACAAGACCACGGATCGGACAGGAAAACGCACCTATCGCCGAGCTAACAAAATTTGGATGGTTTATTATGTCGCCTGGTAAAGAATTCGACAGAAATGTCATGTTACTCACACAGACAAGCCAAACAGAGTACGAAGAACTGTGTAAACTCGACGTGTTAGGTTTGCATGACCCAAGAGATCAAAGTCAGGAAGTGGTTTTCGAAGAATTCAAAGAACTTTTAACGCGGTCGCCTGAGGGCTGGTATGAAACCACCCTACCCTGGAAAGCAAACCATCCACCACTTCCCTCGAACAAAGATGGCAGTCTCAAAAGGCTCCACAGTCTAAACAGAAAACTACAGCGCGAAGGTCTGACCGAAGAATACGGCACAATTATTAAAGAACAGTTAGCTGAAGGAGTGATCGAGAAAGCTCCCCCAGTCTCGCAGTCGAAGGAATTTTATATCCCCCACAAGAGCGTGGTTCGTAATACAGCCGAAACCACGAAGATGAGAATCGTTTACGACGCCTCCGCACGAGCAACACCTGATTCACCTTCTTTGAATGACTGCCTGCACCCAGGACCTGCATTGCAGAATAGGCTTTGGGACATACTTATCCAACAGAGAGGTTACCCAGTGGTCCTAGCGGGTGACATAAAGAAGGCGTTTCTACAAATACGAATCCACGAAAGCGAGAGAGATGCACTTCGGTTCCACTGGCGACCAAGTCCCTTATCAGAGATAGAAACCTACCGATTTACACGAGTATTGTTTGGGCTTTCCCCTTCCCCATTCTTGTTGGGAGGCGTCCTCGAATGCCATTTAGACGCGTGGGCCAAGAAGTACCCATAA
- the LOC137968873 gene encoding uncharacterized protein: MSDASFELHKWHSNEPQLEDRPPSTPYEEQSYAKQQLQAQSSGSKLLGVKWNKEDDTIAVQFPEVVSKPTKREVLAKLAKVYDPLGLASPTVLQGKQIFRKICDSKASWDSPIPEDLSMQFQRWEESLPAEVTTSRPIAPYREAVCSLELHAFGDASTYGVGAAVYSIVRQRGGITQTLVTAKARLAKKDLTIPRLELVSAHMAANLVINVRNALKDLPEPTVYGWLDSTVALHWILGNGQYRQFVANRVRKIKEHADIRWRYVPTFDNPADQASRGGQVTNAKLWWNGPAWLSDPEKWPDNPVTAKSPASEEEANPIKEVLNLSQQQHNQDRNEFDELLERNDLRRALRAHAWVLRFTTRRERRGPLTSQDTQEVKEWWIKRVQTQDMQKPEFEKTRQMLNLVPNEDGVLECHGRIQGKRPMYLPVDATFTRKLVQRIHAETLHSGVSLTMAAVREKYWIPTLRKLVKSVRSTCWGCKRFRALPVRAPPPGLLPKERTDISGAFEVIGTDFAGPILYKMRNKREGKAYLVIFSCSLSRAVHLELATNLETTTFLSCLKHLIARRGRPSVIYSDNGSTFVKAAKWLTQARRDEELNGFLESHDIKWKFNLSRAPWWGGQFERLIGIVKTTMFKVIGRATLSWDELSEVLLDVEIQVNRRPLSYVEDDLELPILTPASFLFQRSPQLPEEPAWQIKDKDLRRRVKFLKSCKDQLWNRWKREYLTSLRERHNLIHKVAKYQVKVGDAVIVRSDNKNRGKWPLAIVDAIYPGPDGHTRAVQLRTNKGVIQRPVQHLYPLELQSAPRVAQPALEQQLNANATTFRPRRAAASTAAARIAQIAEEEESEQL; this comes from the coding sequence ATGAGTGATGCTTCGTTTGAACTTCACAAATGGCATTCCAACGAGCCTCAACTGGAGGACAGACCGCCCTCCACGCCTTACGAAGAGCAGTCGTACGCCAAACAGCAGCTACAAGCCCAGTCAAGCGGGTCGAAGCTATTAGGGGTCAAGTGGAACAAGGAGGACGATACGATTGCGGTACAGTTTCCAGAAGTAGTTAGCAAGCCGACCAAACGAGAGGTACTGGCGAAACTGGCTAAGGTTTACGACCCCCTCGGACTCGCCTCGCCAACTGTACTACAAGGGAAACAAATCTTTCGCAAAATTTGTGATTCTAAAGCCTCATGGGATTCACCTATCCCAGAGGATCTCAGCATGCAGTTCCAAAGGTGGGAAGAGTCTTTACCAGCGGAAGTGACTACCTCAAGGCCCATAGCACCCTACCGCGAAGCAGTTTGTAGTCTTGAGCTCCACGCATTTGGAGACGCATCGACTTATGGAGTCGGAGCTGCCGTTTACTCCATCGTCCGTCAAAGGGGAGGAATCACCCAAACACTGGTGACAGCCAAAGCTAGGTTAGCGAAGAAAGATTTGACAATCCCCAGATTGGAGCTGGTTAGTGCTCATATGGCTGCCAATCTAGTTATCAACGTGAGGAACGCGCTCAAAGATTTGCCCGAGCCCACAGTCTATGGATGGCTTGACAGCACGGTGGCCCTGCATTGGATACTGGGAAACGGCCAGTATCGCCAATTTGTTGCAAACCGAGTacgaaaaataaaagaacatgcAGATATTCGTTGGAGATACGTCCCTACCTTTGACAACCCTGCCGATCAAGCAAGTCGAGGAGGCCAGGTCACAAATGCGAAACTTTGGTGGAATGGCCCAGCTTGGTTGAGTGATCCCGAAAAGTGGCCGGACAATCCTGTGACAGCGAAATCCCCAGCGTCGGAAGAGGAAGCAAACCCCATTAAGGAAGTGCTTAACCtatcacaacaacaacacaaccaaGACCGGAACGAATTCGACGAACTCCTCGAGCGAAATGACCTTCGTCGAGCTCTACGTGCTCATGCTTGGGTGCTACGATTCACCACCCGTAGGGAGCGTAGAGGTCCTCTAACAAGTCAAGACACACAAGAAGTGAAAGAATGGTGGATCAAGAGAGTGCAGACCCAAGATATGCAGAAGCCTGAATTTGAAAAGACCAGACAGATGTTAAACCTGGTACCGAATGAAGATGGGGTACTCGAATGCCATGGGCGTATTCAAGGGAAGCGCCCAATGTACCTTCCAGTGGATGCGACTTTCACGAGGAAGCTTGTACAGCGAATTCACGCTGAAACCCTCCATAGTGGCGTGTCCCTGACCATGGCAGCCGTTCGCGAGAAGTACTGGATCCCGACTCTGAGGAAGTTGGTTAAGTCCGTAAGATCTACATGTTGGGGATGTAAGCGGTTCCGTGCCTTGCCAGTGAGAGCGCCACCCCCTGGACTGCTACCTAAAGAGCGTACTGACATCAGCGGAGCTTTTGAAGTCATCGGGACCGATTTCGCAGGCCCAATCTTGTACAAGATGAGAAACAAAAGAGAAGGGAAAGCCTATCtggtcattttctcttgcagtTTGTCAAGGGCCGTACATTTGGAACTAGCCACAAACCTAGAAACCACTACGTTCTTGTCATGCCTGAAACACCTGATAGCAAGGCGGGGACGCCCGAGCGTAATTTACTCGGACAATGGAAGCACTTTTGTCAAAGCAGCCAAATGGCTGACGCAAGCAAGAAGAGACGAGGAGTTGAATGGGTTCCTGGAATCCCATGACATTAAGTGGAAGTTCAACTTGAGTCGCGCGCCATGGTGGGGCGGTCAATTCGAACGGCTGATTGGCATTGTGAAGACAACGATGTTCAAGGTTATCGGGAGAGCCACCCTTTCTTGGGATGAACTAAGCGAAGTATTGTTGGACGTTGAGATCCAAGTAAATCGCCGCCCTCTCAGCTATGTTGAAGACGACTTGGAGTTGCCTATCCTGACACCTGCTTCCTTTTTGTTCCAGCGCTCCCCCCAGCTCCCTGAAGAGCCAGCCTGGCAGATCAAGGACAAGGATTTGCGGAGACGAGTCAAATTTCTAAAATCCTGCAAGGATCAGTTATGGAACAGGTGGAAGCGCGAATACTTAACTTCCTTGCGAGAGCGCCACAACCTTATCCACAAAGTAGCCAAGTACCAAGTCAAAGTTGGAGATGCCGTAATTGTACGGTCCGACAACAAGAATCGCGGCAAGTGGCCTCTAGCCATTGTCGATGCTATTTACCCGGGCCCTGACGGACATACGCGGGCTGTTCAGCTGAGGACAAATAAGGGAGTCATCCAGCGACCAGTTCAACACCTATACCCTTTAGAATTGCAGAGTGCGCCCAGGGTTGCCCAGCCAGCATTGGAGCAGCAACTTAACGCAAACGCCACCACGTTCAGACCAAGGAGAGCGGCAGCGAGCACCGCAGCAGCGAGAATCGCGCAGATTGCCGAGGAAGAAGAAAGCGAACAATTGTGA